The Corticium candelabrum chromosome 17, ooCorCand1.1, whole genome shotgun sequence genome has a segment encoding these proteins:
- the LOC134192967 gene encoding uncharacterized protein LOC134192967, with protein sequence MFENAAVTAHATSGQSELDYVWDIIRRDTPSKPAFIRALAVEGKIIDDLIESGLALDTIKATVRNAMSEGRERQAEILLDKMASSKELTSTSISFIFSQQPGIINILEPELANRICRQVDSKLDALANSTANWLSKERNATVDRAFQDFVATRQSDRPLTILCTGQAGVGKSTLANALGGHNVAKKMRGGNVGTLETTEMFFQGADNPFVFWDTRGLMPHQRTQNEFIDMAEKIKEEGKDVDLLILCYSATATRDCPEDGDIIKCLTKVFGKEIWCRTVITLTRANLVLNPEKKITTAEYFHDEGITKTKAYFRRLLTSKANLTKQEAEDVPCVPVGREADPFLCDGTEWKKEFWLTCLGRLGRLPADVQGIMALCEIQFGESLQTRDKVRVLRKTAEPSKLTAGSNWITRSVGAAIGRVARMLQPRAVTRSPRKAIFTKWWILVAVCGAVLWYYSLHSPPYVKERFHNSKERFHNTKERFHNSKERFHNWKERFHNWKERFQNLTELRK encoded by the coding sequence ATGTTTGAAAACGCTGCAGTGACTGCACATGCAACTAGTGGGCAGTCAGAGTTAGACTATGTTTGGGATATCATAAGGCGTGACACTCCAAGCAAGCCCGCATTCATCAGAGCACTGGCTGTCGAAGGAAAGATAATCGACGATTTGATAGAAAGTGGCTTAGCACTTGATACGATCAAAGCGACAGTTCGTAACGCTATGTCCGAGGGCAGGGAGCGGCAAGCTGAAATTCTCCTCGACAAAATGGCGTCAAGCAAAGAGCTAACAAGTACAAGCATTTCCTTCATTTTCTCTCAACAACCAGGTATCATCAATATTCTAGAACCCGAACTTGCTAATCGAATTTGCAGACAAGTCGATTCGAAGCTAGACGCTTTAGCTAATTCTACAGCAAACTGGTTGTCGAAAGAAAGGAACGCAACCGTAGACAGAGCGTTTCAGGACTTTGTTGCAACAAGGCAAAGTGACCGTCCGTTGACTATACTGTGTACAGGACAAGCGGGAGTTGGTAAGTCAACTCTAGCCAATGCATTGGGAGGCCACAACGTTGCTAAGAAAATGAGAGGAGGTAATGTCGGTACTCTTGAAACGACCGAAATGTTTTTTCAAGGCGCAGATAATCCTTTCGTTTTCTGGGATACAAGAGGATTGATGCCTCACCAAAGAACACAAAACGAATTCATCGATATGGCAGAGAAGATTAAAGAAGAGGGCAAAGATGTCGATCTTTTGATTCTTTGCTACTCAGCTACTGCAACTCGTGATTGTCCAGAAGACGGAGATATCATTAAATGTCTTACCAAAGTATTTGGCAAAGAGATTTGGTGTCGTACTGTTATTACTCTTACTCGAGCCAATTTGGTGCTAAATCCAGAGAAGAAAATTACTACAGCCGAATATTTTCACGATGAGGGCATCACAAAGACGAAAGCGTACTTTCGACGTCTTCTTACTAGCAAAGCAAATCTCACTAAGCAAGAAGCAGAGGATGTTCCTTGTGTGCCGGTTGGCAGAGAAGCGGATCCTTTTCTTTGCGATGGCACAGAATGGAAGAAAGAATTTTGGCTGACGTGCCTTGGAAGGCTTGGAAGGCTGCCTGCAGACGTGCAGGGGATCATGGCACTATGTGAGATTCAGTTTGGCGAATCTTTGCAAACCCGTGACAAAGTTCGAGTGCTGCGTAAGACGGCCGAGCCATCAAAACTAACTGCGGGTAGTAACTGGATTACTCGTAGTGTAGGTGCTGCCATTGGTAGAGTAGCAAGAATGCTACAACCAAGAGCTGTAACAAGATCCCCAAGGAAAGCAATTTTTACTAAATGGTGGATCCTCGTTGCAGTATGTGGTGCTGTGCTGTGGTACTACTCGTTACATTCACCCCCTTACGTGAAAGAACGTTTCCATAACTCGAAAGAACGTTTCCATAACACGAAAGAACGTTTCCATAACTCGAAAGAACGTTTCCATAACTGGAAAGAACGTTTCCATAACTGGAAAGAACGTTTCCAAAACTTGACAGAACTTCGTAAATAA
- the LOC134193142 gene encoding uncharacterized protein LOC134193142 — translation MSQSTTGSDSIAQPTDTIQSVSDDVWNIIREDRPSKDAFIRALAVEGKVIDALLENGIIEDELVKMAVREPTKTREYQAEVIFENMKTNKKLAIRTLVFIALEIPGIINILSPELWKQVLRHVKLLSTMLDNCSEIQQLLRKEEGSVVEAIEAFREEARSITILCTGSSGVGKSTLVNALANTLGLKRLARAERGGEGVTTDVSSFDFKVKSGDLSICCTFWDTPGFTLSDDIPKKFRNIAQQIKRAQKDVDLLLLCCAADSTRNDRVEENIIQSLTKEFGKEIWSHTVIVLTRANLIIDPEKVETSAEYFHDQGITVKKKFVRRVLSTSRSQCKNGLTPTEAEGVPCVPVGRQADDLLFDGTEWRKEFWLTCIGRVPADVQGLIARWGLEERRNLAQSIEIHDLLRVLFNQPGLIKFICQVAVGGAAAVVRAGRNVVGPLSAATIAQAVTDVAVQAVAGGVIGGVIGQVGGAAVCLLVGHLRNM, via the coding sequence ATGTCCCAAAGCACAACAGGAAGTGACTCGATTGCACAGCCGACTGATACTATACAATCAGTGTCAGACGATGTGTGGAATATTATAAGAGAGGACCGTCCAAGCAAAGATGCATTCATTAGAGCTCTGGCTGTCGAAGGAAAGGTAATTGATGCCCTACTAGAAAATGGTATAATTGAAGACGAATTAGTCAAAATGGCAGTTCGTGAACCAACGAAAACTCGGGAATACCAAGCGGAAGTCATTTTCGAAAAtatgaagacaaacaaaaagctaGCCATTAGAACTCTTGTATTCATTGCTCTAGAAATACCCGGCATCATCAATATTCTTTCTCCGGAACTCTGGAAACAAGTTCTTCGTCATGTTAAGTTACTGTCTACCATGCTAGACAATTGTTCTGAGATTCAACAGCTGCTAAGAAAAGAGGAGGGCAGCGTCGTTGAAGCAATTGAAGCCTTCAGGGAAGAAGCACGTTCAATAACAATATTGTGCACAGGTTCATCTGGTGTTGGTAAGTCTACTCTAGTGAACGCATTAGCAAATACTTTGGGACTTAAACGATTAGCAAGAGCAGAAAGAGGAGGTGAAGGCGTTACAACAGACGTATCCTCATTTGACTTTAAAGTGAAGTCTGGAGACTTGAGTATTTGCTGTACATTTTGGGATACCCCTGGATTTACGCTTTCTGATGATATTCCAAAGAAGTTTAGAAATATAGCACAACAAATCAAAAGAGCTCAAAAAGATGTTGATCTTCTACTCCTTTGTTGCGCGGCTGATTCAACTCGCAACGATCGTGTAGAAGAAAATATAATCCAAAGCCTTACTAAAGAATTTGGCAAAGAAATTTGGTCTCACACCGTTATAGTTCTTACTAGAGCCAACCTGATCATAGATCCAGAAAAGGTAGAAACATCAGCAGAATATTTTCACGACCAAGGTATCACGGTCAAGAAAAAGTTTGTTCGCCGAGTTCTTTCAACTTCTAGAAGCCAATGTAAAAATGGCTTAACTCCAACGGAAGCTGAAGGTGTTCCTTGCGTGCCAGTTggcaggcaagcagacgaTCTTCTTTTTGACGGTACAGAATGGAGAAAGGAGTTCTGGCTCACTTGCATTGGCAGAGTTCCAGCAGATGTGCAAGGTCTTATTGCAAGATGGGGATTAGAAGAGAGAAGGAACTTAGCTCAATCTATAGAAATACATGACCTGCTTCGAGTCTTATTCAATCAACCTGGACTGATTAAGTTTATTTGCCAAGTTGCTGTAGGCGGTGCTGCCGCTGTCGTCAGGGCAGGTAGAAACGTCGTTGGACCTCTAAGTGCTGCTACAATAGCCCAAGCCGTAACCGATGTGGCAGTACAAGCAGTTGCTGGTGGAGTGATAGGTGGAGTGATAGGCCAAGTCGGCGGTGCCGCAGTCTGTCTTCTAGTCGGACACTTACGTAACATGTAG
- the LOC134193143 gene encoding zinc finger MYM-type protein 1-like, translated as MATSTSKVFPDDQAVLNQPYQPLNFDFPKRPFGKKAELSCFRPSRFYQWPFLHYHEADDVVFCHLCVKALTLKPIKSKPDPAFVSTLAHTEVGCWSIIVFIGKVTRGFSNWKDATTGFKNHVKSACHREAVEVLVTLSATTRDVGEHVSHEHAVQKVNNQQALLQVLSSVRFLGRQGLAFRGDEDKSDGNLQQLLFLQSEKDPNLAHWLKRKKNVYTSPQIQNEIIKTLGLQVLRNIARDIHNSPSVTVMADETTDASNREQFTVIIRRVLEDLQMDEEFIGLYQTSTTDAATLAALIKDVFLRLNVSMKKLRGQCFDGASAMSGYKTGVAKRINDIEPRAVFTHCYGHALNLAANDTLKQSKLMKDVLDKSREITKLIKYSPRREGIFMKLKESLPASSTGIRVLCPTRWTVRADTLSSIISNYEALQNTWEEALAITKDTEAKARVQGVSSQMDMFQFLYGIMLSEMILTRGQSE; from the coding sequence ATGGCAACCAGCACATCGAAAGTCTTTCCTGATGATCAAGCCGTTCTTAACCAGCCTTACCAACCCCTAAACTTTGATTTTCCAAAGCGCCCCTTTGGGAAGAAGGCGGAGTTGAGTTGCTTCAGGCCATCTAGGTTTTATCAGTGGCCATTTCTTCACTACCACGAGGCTGACGACGTCGTGTTTTGTCACCTGTGCGTGAAAGCATTGACTCTCAAACCGATCAAGTCTAAACCGGATCCTGCTTTTGTTAGTACTCTAGCACATACAGAAGTAGGCTGTTGGTCTATAATTGTATTCATTGGCAAGGTTACTCGTGGATTTTCAAACTGGAAAGATGCAACCACAGGATTCAAAAACCACGTAAAGAGTGCGTGTCATCGTGAAGCAGTCGAAGTTCTTGTTACTCTTTCTGCCACCACCAGGGACGTTGGAGAACATGTTTCTCATGAGCATGCTGTCCAGAAagtcaacaatcaacaagCGCTTCTTCAAGTACTATCGTCTGTGAGATTTTTGGGTAGGCAGGGTCTTGCTTTTAGAGGAGATGAAGATAAATCAGATGGTAATCTACAACAGCTGCTTTTTCTACAGAGTGAGAAAGACCCTAACCTAGCACACTGGCTGAAACGAAAGAAGAATGTCTACACAAGTCCACAAATTCAAAATGAAATTATCAAAACATTGGGCCTCCAAGTGCTACGAAATATTGCCAGAGACATACATAATTCCCCATCTGTAACGGTGATGGCTGATGAAACTACTGATGCCTCCAACAGAGAGCAATTTACAGTCATCATTCGTAGGGTTTTAGAAGACTTGCAGATGGATGAAGAGTTTATTGGACTTTACCAAACCTCAACTACTGATGCTGCAACCCTTGCAGCTCTAATCAAGGACGTCTTCTTAAGACTAAATGTGAGTATGAAAAAGCTTCGTGGACAGTGTTTTGATGGTGCCAGTGCTATGAGTGGCTATAAAACTGGTGTTGCTAAACGCATTAATGATATTGAGCCAAGAGCAGTCTTCACCCACTGTTACGGTCATGCTCTAAATCTCGCTGCAAATGACACCCTAAAGCAATCAAAGTTGATGAAAGATGTACTAGACAAAAGTCGGGAGATCACAAAACTGATCAAATATTCCCCACGTAGGGAGGGGATATTTATGAAGTTGAAGGAGAGCTTGCCAGCTAGTAGTACAGGTATCCGAGTACTCTGCCCTACTAGATGGACAGTGAGAGCTGATACGCTCTCAAGCATTATCAGCAACTATGAGGCATTGCAGAATACATGGGAGGAGGCCCTTGCAATAACAAAGGACACAGAGGCCAAGGCCAGAGTCCAAGGGGTGTCATCCCAAATGGATATGTTTCAGTTTTTGTATGGTATCATGCTAAGTGAAATGATATTGACACGCGGACAATCTGAGTAG
- the LOC134192868 gene encoding indole-3-glycerol phosphate synthase-like, translating into MQCLVEVHDELEMDKAIEAGARIVGINNRDLRTFHTTLDVTDKLAHRAPSGCILVSESGIKTRDDVERIRRAGATAALIGDALVSAPSPGARLRELTCQAQTYLDYYSVQVVRQQLQLRDQKHAELKKLVGIFANQTADFVNSAIYQCGLD; encoded by the exons ATGCAGTGCCTAGTCGAGGTTCATGACGAACTGGAAATGGACAAGGCGATCGAGGCGGGTGCGCGGATCGTTGGAATCAACAATCGCGACCTGCGAACGTTCCACACGACGCTCGATGTCACCGACAAACTGGCGCACAGGGCGCCATCTGGGTGCATTCTAGTGAGCGAGAGTGGGATCAAGACGCGGGATGACGTGGAGCGTATCAGACGCGCAGGTGCCACTGCAGCGCTTATAGGTGACGCCCTTGTTTCTGCGCCTAGCCCTGGCGCTAGGCTGAGAGAGTTGACATG TCAGGCGCAGACTTACTTGGATTACTATTCTGTCCAAGTTGTTCGACAACAGTTGCAACTGAGGGATCAAA AACATGCAGAATTAAAAAAATTGGTTGGTATTTTTGCCAACCAGACTGCTGATTTTGTAAACAGTGCCATCTATCAGTGTGGACTGGACTAA
- the LOC134192941 gene encoding uncharacterized protein LOC134192941 encodes MERDGPALAGGPRQPILYISYSDDSDVHVKQVANFADWLSRNGCDVRLRLRRQQPMLEQGLETWTETEVLAADFVVLVCTKFYRQDADRADGGQVKHEVDLVKQRLGGNRIYKPFLPVLFPESTADDVPRCVFQSAHYQYSEGLEPDNLLFHVYGKEKLELRQGGAPELKPMIVGDNSSYGVTSHGQDAAREDLSHDHVVTCDEIRQVYKKVSHKWKSVARELGPAPLFDWQIDQIQSRERDDDARCYEMLRVWVENNKLGGGAKVFELIRVLTEPDIGLVDAAMAAFSPNLVTQCQRHFSSGR; translated from the exons ATGGAAAGAGACG GTCCTGCTCTGGCAGGGGGACCTCGTCAACCGATCCTTTACATCTCCTACAGCGACGACTCGGACGTTCACGTAAAACAAGTCGCCAATTTTGCCGATTGGCTATCCAGGAACGGTTGCGACGTCAGACTCCGTCTTCGTCGTCAGCAACCGATGTTGGAACAAGGACTGGAAACTTGGACGGAGACCGAAGTTCTAGCAGCAGACTTTGTGGTGCTCGTTTGCACAAAATTTTACAGACAAGATGCGGATCGTGCTGATGGCGGTCAAGTGAAACACGAAGTAGACTTGGTAAAGCAGCGACTGGGAGGGAATAGAATCTATAAGCCATTTCTTCCAGTTTTGTTTCCTGAGTCTACAGCAGATGATGTCCCGCGTTGTGTTTTTCAATCTGCGCATTATCAATACTCCGAGGGCTTGGAGCCCGATAATCTTCTGTTTCATGTGTATGGAAAGGAGAAGTTAGAGTTGAGACAAGGTGGTGCACCAGAGCTAAAACCGATGATTGTCGGTGACAACAGTAGTTATGGTGTGACAAGTCATGGACAAGATGCAGCAAGGGAGGACTTGTCACATGACCACGTGGTTACTTGTGATGAGATCCGGCAGGTGTATAAGAAGGTATCTCATAAGTGGAAGTCGGTGGCTCGAGAACTGGGTCCTGCTCCTTTGTTCGACTGGCAAATTGACCAAATTCAGAGTAGAGAAAGGGACGACGATGCAAGATGTTACGAAATGCTAAGAGTCTGGGTTGAAAATAACAAGTTGGGTGGTGGAGCTAAGGTGTTTGAACTTATTCGGGTTCTCACTGAGCCTGACATTGGTTTAGTGGATGCTGCCATGGCAGCATTTAGTCCCAACTTAGTTACACAATGTCAACGTCATTTTAGTTCTGGTAGGTAA
- the LOC134192942 gene encoding NADH dehydrogenase [ubiquinone] 1 alpha subcomplex subunit 4-like 2, with the protein MASMMKRILRDAVHHKEILPLLGLVTLASTAGVGLLVRAAFKNPDVVLNHKTNPHPWLQVKPNEVYRLLPLDQASDVPPKY; encoded by the exons ATGGCTTCAATGATGAAGAGAATCCTCCGTGACGCTGTCCACCACAAGGAG ATTCTGCCTCTTCTTGGTCTGGTCACTCTTGCCAGTACTGCGGGAGTCGGTTTGCTCGTTAGAGCGGCTTTTAAAAACCCAGACGTTGT GTTGAACCATAAGACAAATCCACACCCTTGGCTCCAGGTCAAGCCTAATGAAGTGTATCGA CTTCTGCCTCTTGACCAGGCCAGTGATGTGCCTCCCAAGTACTGA
- the LOC134193253 gene encoding uncharacterized protein LOC134193253, whose translation MGSAQLHPYANGTCVSRRAAETNVTRRNLTDLIKHEDEVQRLRDVFAALTALDKTNPEKNCTYFNVAKHHGWFTATCQHETTTCFQHGFLPWHRVYMYEMEQAMRTIDPNISLPYWDFTSIYPPNGSTPIQNLLPSIVTEQFYFNKKTNRTEYNPLYSYRIPSIEGVNGSPPSPGANITRSEGPVAPISLDVVRGGIRDAFQQNHFDKFSRQFECPHNTMHVFIGGYNSAFTASFQAWTSFDPLFWFYHANIDRIWAGWELDNDDFTSAFVQKTEAFFPFMDWTFEQVSDYNKTMYYTYDHPFKVTDFVKHPGEKALVAQFTKLPISENPYFVRLIVDPHRLTGNASANTILTNQHIVGEIGMWGVNQVNPCQSKGCSAWCPQSIDLSPSQLNLDDFDHFFSQPFDVSNALFLDVYGKGQDPIDLASGIASNDLRDVVNDRQKNLCSTRRKRDCNDACLPPVPDPQISYGTVLSKDDFLNLVHVSDDQKSVLIKWHPISPLQAEYPPINVAPGANLTFHYDVAYHSVAQVFQDEFQGCYSGIMPHCLPKPGVLGDVNCTIQLPNTDPNDVFFFICTQTDHCRSRGMRIRVKVGDGVHIPCLTPQASECADRPCPANAQCRLQHGTIIYTCNPGYQLHGFTTSICQKDGLWTSDPPVCLPEAECAGRTCPDHATCTPSEADKHSSGTTIVYQCDDGYTLDGASVSLCSNGVWKTDVPKCHLV comes from the exons ATGGGATCTGCACAGCTGCATCCGTACGCCAACGGAACATGCGTTAGCAGAAGA GCAGCAGAAACAAACGTCACCCGTAGGAATCTGACTGATCTGATTAAACACGAAGACGAAGTTCAACGTCTTCGCGATGTGTTCGCAGCACTGACGGCACTGGACAAGACAAACCCCGAGAAAAACTGCACGTACTTCAACGTGGCCAAACATCATGGATGGTTCACAGCAACGTGTCAGCATGAGACGACTACGTGTTTCCAACACGGATTTCTTCCATGGCATCGTGTCTATATGTACGAAATGGAGCAGGCCATGCGCACCATCGACCCAAACATATCTCTGCCCTATTGGGACTTCACTTCGATTTACCCGCCTAACGGCTCAACTCCAATTCAAAATCTCCTTCCATCTATTGTTACAGAACAGTTCTATTTCAATAAAAAGACAAATCGGACGGAATACAACCCTCTCTACTCGTACCGAATTCCTTCTATTGAGGGTGTCAATGGTAGCCCTCCGAGTCCCGGGGCCAACATCACTCGCAGCGAAGGACCTGTAGCGCCCATTTCATTAGATGTAGTGCGCGGAGGTATCAGGGACGCATTCCAACAGAATCACTTTGACAAATTCTCGAGGCAGTTCGAGTGTCCTCATAACACAATGCACGTCTTCATAGGAGGATACAACAGCGCGTTTACGGCATCGTTTCAAGCCTGGACCTCATTTGATCCTCTCTTCTGGTTCTACCACGCCAACATTGACCGAATCTGGGCCGGATGGGAACTCGATAACGACGACTTTACTAGCGCCTTTGTTCAAAAGACTGAAGCCTTTTTTCCATTTATGGATTGGACGTTTGAACAAGTAAGCGATTACAATAAAACCATGTATTACACGTATGATCACCCATTCAAGGTGACAGACTTTGTGAAACATCCAGGTGAAAAAGCTTTAGTTGCTCAGTTTACCAAGCTCCCAATTTCCGAAAACCCCTATTTCGTTCGCCTGATTGTCGATCCCCATCGCTTAACAGGAAATGCAAGCGCAAATACGATACTAACCAACCAACATATCGTGGGTGAGATCGGTATGTGGGGCGTCAATCAAGTCAATCCATGCCAATCAAAGGGTTGCTCAGCATGGTGTCCACAGTCAATAGATCTGTCCCCTTCCCAGCTCAACTTAGACGACTTTGATCATTTCTTTTCACAACCGTTTGATGTGTCTAACGCTCTGTTCCTCGACGTTTACGGTAAGGGTCAAGATCCCATTGATCTGGCTTCCGGAATTGCTTCAAATGATCTTCGCGACGTCGTcaacgacagacagaaaaatctCTGCTCGACACGACGAAAAAGAGACTGCAACGACGCGTGCCTCCCTCCCGTTCCTGACCCCCAAATCTCTTACGGAACGGTTCTCTCCAAGGATGACTTTCTAAATCTTGTTCACGTCAGCGATGACCAAAAATCAGTGCTGATAAAATGGCATCCCATATCACCACTCCAAGCCGAATATCCTCCGATCAACGTCGCACCTGGAGCAAATTTGACATTTCACTACGACGTAGCCTATCACTCTGTGGCTCAAGTGTTCCAAGATGAGTTCCAAGGTTGCTATTCCGGCATTATGCCGCATTGCCTTCCTAAACCCGGAGTTCTTGGAGACGTCAACTGCACCATTCAACTGCCGAACACGGATCCGAACGACGTGTTTTTCTTCATCTGCACCCAGACTGACCACTGCCGTTCACGAGGCATGCGCATACGAGTGAAGGTTGGAGACGGAGTGCATATC CCTTGTTTAACTCCTCAAGCGTCAG AGTGTGCCGACCGCCCTTGTCCTGCTAACGCTCAATGTCGTCTTCAACACGGTACCATCATCTACACGTGCAACCCAGGCTACCAGTTGCACGGCTTTACAACAAGCATATGCCAAAAGGACGGCCTGTGGACTTCCGATCCTCCGGTCTGCTTGCCCGAAGCCGAGTGTGCCGGACGCACTTGCCCAGACCACGCCACCTGTACTCCATCGGAAGCGGACAAACATTCGAGTGGCACAACGATTGTCTACCAATGCGACGACGGTTACACACTAGACGGCGCAAGCGTATCTCTATGCTCAAATGGAGTGTGGAAGACTGACGTCCCGAAATGTCACCTCGTTTGA